A genomic stretch from Candidatus Hydrogenisulfobacillus filiaventi includes:
- a CDS encoding protein of unknown function (Evidence 5 : Unknown function) produces MAVETFQRQPGIAVDGVAGPVTFYHLGLANHNTAPAPWGCRGRSPRCLR; encoded by the coding sequence ATGGCGGTGGAGACCTTCCAACGCCAGCCCGGCATCGCCGTGGACGGGGTGGCGGGGCCGGTCACCTTTTATCACCTGGGGCTGGCCAATCACAACACGGCCCCGGCCCCCTGGGGGTGCCGTGGCCGCTCACCGCGGTGCCTTCGGTGA
- a CDS encoding Deoxyguanosinetriphosphate triphosphohydrolase-like protein: MPETTLKVLRTPARPPWTDRRYPEAGEDPRSPFQRDRDRILHAAAFERLQHKTQVFIVSEGDYFRTRLTHSLEVAQIARGLAGWLGLDTDLAEAIALAHDLGHTPFGHAGEETLNRVLQEHGVEEGWNSNTHSLVVVDELEVAYPDHPGLNLTFATRQGIARHQSPFDRPAPAFDRYPQPTPEAQVVNLADMIAYAGHDVEDAVAAGLLDPAALPPDSPWQVAWRRAQEEWKTAAPARRPAGSRTLLLARRARRHLIDQAVRAAYAYSLQRARAAGITTHAAAVAADAPVVALPPEEAAAFEALVRHLTGAVYGSALVARQNYKGETVLERLFDILATRPKLLPPSVQARMEACPQEADRLREVAYYLASLTDRGAFDLYAELTDPRERAMGHRREP, from the coding sequence TTGCCGGAAACCACCCTTAAAGTGCTCCGCACCCCGGCCCGCCCGCCCTGGACGGACCGGCGTTATCCGGAAGCGGGGGAGGATCCGCGCTCCCCCTTCCAGCGCGACCGCGACCGCATTCTGCACGCCGCAGCCTTTGAGCGGCTGCAGCACAAGACCCAGGTCTTCATCGTCAGTGAGGGGGACTACTTCCGCACCCGCTTGACCCACAGCCTGGAGGTCGCCCAGATTGCGCGCGGCCTGGCCGGATGGCTGGGACTGGACACCGACCTGGCGGAAGCCATCGCCCTCGCCCACGACCTTGGCCATACCCCTTTCGGCCACGCGGGTGAGGAGACCCTTAACCGGGTCCTGCAGGAGCATGGGGTGGAGGAGGGCTGGAATTCCAACACCCACTCCCTGGTGGTCGTGGACGAGCTGGAGGTCGCCTACCCCGACCACCCCGGCCTCAACCTGACCTTCGCCACCCGCCAGGGCATCGCCCGCCACCAGTCCCCTTTCGACCGGCCGGCCCCTGCCTTTGACCGTTACCCGCAACCCACCCCTGAAGCTCAGGTGGTTAACCTGGCCGACATGATCGCCTACGCCGGCCATGATGTGGAGGATGCGGTAGCGGCCGGGCTCCTGGACCCCGCCGCCCTTCCCCCGGACAGCCCCTGGCAGGTCGCCTGGCGGCGTGCTCAGGAGGAATGGAAGACCGCCGCCCCCGCCCGGCGCCCCGCCGGTAGCCGCACCCTGCTCCTGGCCCGTCGGGCCCGCCGCCACCTCATCGACCAGGCGGTGCGGGCCGCCTACGCCTACAGCCTGCAGCGGGCGCGGGCGGCCGGCATCACCACCCACGCCGCGGCTGTAGCGGCGGACGCACCCGTGGTGGCCCTGCCGCCGGAGGAGGCGGCGGCCTTCGAGGCCCTGGTCCGGCACCTGACGGGGGCGGTCTACGGAAGTGCCCTGGTTGCCCGTCAGAACTACAAGGGGGAGACGGTGCTGGAGCGGCTCTTTGACATCCTAGCCACGCGTCCCAAGCTGCTACCCCCGTCGGTGCAGGCCCGCATGGAAGCCTGCCCCCAGGAGGCCGACCGCCTGCGGGAGGTAGCCTACTACCTCGCGTCCCTCACCGATCGGGGCGCCTTCGACCTCTACGCCGAGCTGACCGATCCCCGGGAGCGGGCCATGGGCCACCGGCGGGAACCCTAA
- a CDS encoding protein of unknown function (Evidence 5 : Unknown function), giving the protein MTARCGFQGPAPPGRSPARAALPDSKTQYSAAIPGCKGQISKSGICLTDSHFAGAYTSWKVFDRAGQILYWRSADRVFRVGVHGGRAPVMHPEALRSRLANGLGRLAHLLRPRRSRRGRLGQALVEFALIAPVLFLLILGGIGLFLFSDANSTVLRAAQAGAQAAGTGQDCNTIQSVVFSDINQGLGMTSRNIQSITVDESNTSVVANANLSPLLGNLIGSTGVQLGDIVNALEQSILSMGTTQWTWTYTGGWSPPRTPPDSTTVLSTLSGLLGQLLGSGSSQGITGTLLTGILSDLGVTSPTSSGPNESCQVSLGPLVIPPLLESGTVTVTVTYSYTLPIPLPGIGSQALITRSWSAPYGSNALNIQTE; this is encoded by the coding sequence GTGACTGCGCGATGCGGTTTTCAAGGACCGGCGCCCCCCGGACGGTCCCCCGCCCGGGCTGCCCTCCCGGACAGCAAGACGCAGTATAGCGCGGCTATCCCCGGTTGTAAAGGACAAATTTCGAAGTCCGGAATTTGCCTGACGGACAGCCATTTTGCAGGAGCTTATACTAGTTGGAAAGTTTTCGACAGAGCAGGGCAAATTTTATACTGGCGGTCGGCCGACAGGGTTTTCAGGGTAGGCGTTCATGGAGGGAGAGCTCCGGTTATGCATCCAGAGGCACTGCGCAGCCGGCTTGCCAACGGCCTCGGCCGTCTGGCTCATCTGCTCCGTCCCCGCCGCAGCCGCCGGGGGCGTCTGGGGCAGGCGCTGGTGGAGTTCGCGTTGATAGCGCCGGTGCTCTTCTTGCTCATTCTCGGTGGTATCGGGCTGTTTCTCTTCAGCGACGCCAACAGCACCGTGCTGCGGGCCGCCCAGGCCGGTGCCCAAGCTGCAGGCACCGGTCAAGATTGCAATACCATTCAGAGCGTGGTGTTCTCTGACATAAACCAAGGTCTCGGCATGACGAGCCGAAACATTCAGTCGATCACTGTCGATGAAAGTAACACATCGGTGGTGGCTAATGCCAACTTGAGCCCGTTACTCGGAAACCTAATCGGATCCACCGGGGTTCAATTAGGTGACATCGTAAACGCCCTCGAACAGTCCATTCTCAGCATGGGCACGACGCAATGGACATGGACCTACACCGGAGGCTGGTCTCCTCCTCGCACTCCCCCGGACTCGACTACCGTCCTCAGCACTCTAAGTGGTCTGTTAGGACAACTTCTGGGTTCCGGGTCCAGTCAGGGTATCACCGGAACCCTTTTGACCGGGATACTCTCCGATCTCGGGGTAACATCTCCAACCTCGTCAGGTCCCAATGAGAGTTGCCAGGTATCCCTTGGTCCCCTCGTAATCCCACCCCTACTGGAATCGGGAACCGTCACAGTCACGGTCACCTATAGCTACACCCTGCCGATCCCTCTGCCCGGCATCGGCAGTCAAGCCCTCATAACCCGGTCGTGGTCTGCTCCCTACGGGAGTAATGCGCTAAATATTCAAACGGAATAA
- a CDS encoding protein of unknown function (Evidence 5 : Unknown function), translating to MPWPLTAVPSVSVCSIGLLSQTGDLHLYGMASLVINETDGFESLDVAGNRLPDPAVYGSNFGAYAFPLAGSGSGTPLAVGLMVPISAGTVPGDGAGSFSPGVHTIPKAVVTVYPTVSGSATGPYGPPVLAGDLILCR from the coding sequence GTGCCGTGGCCGCTCACCGCGGTGCCTTCGGTGAGCGTCTGCAGCATCGGGCTCCTTTCCCAGACCGGCGACCTGCACCTCTACGGCATGGCCTCGCTGGTGATCAACGAGACCGACGGCTTCGAAAGCCTGGACGTGGCCGGCAATCGGCTGCCCGACCCCGCGGTCTACGGCAGCAACTTCGGGGCCTACGCCTTCCCCCTCGCCGGCTCCGGCTCGGGCACCCCGCTGGCGGTGGGGCTCATGGTCCCCATCAGCGCGGGGACGGTACCGGGGGACGGGGCGGGCAGCTTCTCGCCCGGGGTGCATACCATCCCCAAGGCGGTGGTGACGGTCTATCCCACCGTGTCCGGTTCCGCCACCGGGCCCTACGGGCCGCCGGTTCTGGCCGGTGACCTCATCCTGTGCCGGTAG
- a CDS encoding putative Ycf48-like protein (Evidence 3 : Putative function from multiple computational evidences): MRAAGRPRAAAVRQPFRVSGRVGPAVHPARPLEPAAFSALAAPTPDRLVGAVPLADGDSLVAVSRDGGISWSARANLPGRVSSLSFPKPGTGFALLSRPGSGKAPGLWVTRDGGRHWQPVARNDFNQVQFFTPQTGYALLPPNASSMVLATRDGGHTWTPLPASPFPGPTWSDRMFWANPATGWLLLGMEPAAGNQGKILWATTDGGRHWTPVARSPLLGMAGYQPGGTLPLAGYLAGGSLLSPSLGWLTFVHGPVLVSQDDGRSWQAIWTRTFAPGLREVGTLLMQDPRHGLALTTRGSIWATTDGRRWTRRYPPGRCTALAAGPAGPVVLTAAGRVLTAAGSLPAPTGTTALARGPGPLLAFGTRTLALRNGRGWQQQTLPAGWTLVHAAFASPRDGLAAVDPGRPPGQTELAVTRDGGHRWRLLATPFRPGAVAVLGARTWWVAGGVPARPARPGARPALRWNLYQTRDGGRSWTEITAGRRSIAGLAFVSSGQGWFWTPATLYRTSDGGRSFTAYPLPPSLAAGRFAFGGSGRGWALAAAGYPLYTTTDSGTVWTSAPLP; this comes from the coding sequence GTGCGGGCTGCCGGCCGCCCCCGCGCCGCCGCCGTCCGGCAGCCTTTCCGGGTCAGCGGGCGGGTCGGGCCCGCCGTGCATCCGGCCCGCCCCCTGGAACCGGCCGCCTTTTCCGCCCTGGCCGCCCCTACGCCCGACCGCCTGGTAGGGGCGGTGCCGCTGGCGGATGGGGATAGCCTGGTAGCAGTGAGCCGGGACGGAGGCATCAGCTGGTCCGCCCGCGCCAACCTGCCCGGCCGGGTGTCGAGCCTGTCCTTCCCGAAGCCGGGGACAGGATTCGCCCTTCTCAGCCGCCCCGGTTCCGGGAAGGCACCCGGACTCTGGGTCACCCGCGACGGGGGCCGGCATTGGCAGCCGGTCGCCCGCAACGACTTCAACCAGGTACAGTTCTTCACCCCGCAGACGGGATACGCGCTGCTGCCGCCCAACGCCTCATCCATGGTGCTGGCCACCCGCGACGGCGGACACACCTGGACCCCGCTGCCGGCCTCCCCGTTCCCAGGCCCCACCTGGTCCGACCGTATGTTCTGGGCCAATCCGGCCACCGGCTGGCTGCTGTTGGGAATGGAGCCCGCGGCCGGCAATCAGGGCAAGATCCTGTGGGCCACCACCGACGGCGGCCGGCATTGGACCCCGGTGGCGCGCAGCCCGCTCCTGGGGATGGCCGGGTATCAGCCGGGAGGGACGCTGCCCCTGGCCGGTTACCTGGCCGGCGGTTCCCTGCTGAGCCCCTCCCTGGGCTGGTTGACCTTCGTGCACGGCCCGGTGCTAGTATCCCAGGACGACGGCCGCAGCTGGCAGGCGATATGGACCCGCACCTTTGCCCCGGGGCTGCGGGAGGTCGGCACCCTTTTGATGCAGGATCCCCGGCACGGCTTGGCCCTCACCACCCGGGGGTCCATCTGGGCCACTACGGATGGCCGCCGCTGGACGCGGCGCTATCCCCCCGGCCGCTGCACCGCCCTGGCGGCGGGCCCCGCCGGCCCGGTCGTCCTCACCGCCGCCGGCCGTGTCCTGACCGCCGCCGGGTCCCTGCCGGCCCCCACCGGGACCACCGCCCTGGCCCGGGGTCCGGGCCCGCTGCTGGCCTTCGGGACCCGGACCCTTGCCCTCCGCAACGGCAGGGGGTGGCAGCAACAGACCCTGCCCGCCGGCTGGACGCTGGTGCATGCCGCCTTCGCCTCCCCCCGGGACGGCCTCGCCGCCGTCGACCCCGGCCGTCCGCCGGGGCAGACCGAACTGGCGGTGACCCGGGATGGGGGCCACCGGTGGCGCCTCCTTGCCACCCCCTTCCGCCCCGGGGCCGTCGCCGTCCTCGGCGCCCGCACCTGGTGGGTAGCGGGCGGCGTGCCGGCGCGCCCGGCCCGGCCGGGAGCCCGACCCGCCCTCCGCTGGAACCTCTACCAGACCCGGGATGGAGGCCGCAGCTGGACGGAAATCACCGCCGGGCGCCGCAGCATCGCCGGCCTCGCCTTCGTCTCCTCCGGCCAGGGGTGGTTCTGGACCCCCGCCACCCTCTACCGCACCAGCGACGGCGGCCGCAGTTTCACCGCCTATCCCTTGCCGCCGTCCCTGGCCGCCGGACGCTTCGCCTTCGGCGGGAGCGGCCGTGGCTGGGCCCTGGCTGCTGCCGGCTACCCCCTCTATACCACCACCGACAGCGGCACCGTCTGGACCTCCGCCCCCCTGCCCTGA
- a CDS encoding conserved exported protein of unknown function (Evidence 4 : Unknown function but conserved in other organisms), with protein MAKAVCWLVPAAAGLLLAGCGTAPAAVPPATPVLTGPAVTAAEAGRTPMAAVDFVNARRGWLAGNRALWATLDGGRHWIAVYHGPDDLTAVHFLNPRDGWAWGPYSLLATTDGGRHWSGPPVNAVRPIVSLSPTGARTAFAVRGARSSPPGPGAPGGRLYRTTDGGRTWQLVATPFHPLAVAFRSGTDGWAAGRHALWQTRDGGRHWTAAYRYAGSEVPWTVHLAPGGTGQMWALLAGGSGMNQTSYTVLRYAPGQGWRVAAAVSTAGAGPAPDAPAGAPAGPGTSPGPLAVTASGTVFLAGECRACGFGTVQVWRSGPGGSGWTAYPPVYGAAGIPGPHALSFINARQGWLLDGVQGVQLLATRDGGRTWRQVFPAPAVPVRGVSFPSPGRGYGLGWPGEPDAVLVSTDGGRRWMVQGRIPAGSASRWEYLMPALVFPAPDRGWAVRDNRLWHTADGGRHWQAVTLPGDTPRHPLTQVAFVGAEGVAGSPISRTLWWTADGGRTWNEARHADFNATLGELSPAEHAEAARLGNLAVMDAGSGGEGVLWLLFNDQQWAWSGNGGAGWVVRRFPAAVEEHGGAASLSFATPQDGWLETGSGLLFRTRDGGAVWTPVAGG; from the coding sequence ATGGCCAAGGCCGTATGCTGGCTGGTGCCGGCGGCAGCAGGACTGCTGCTGGCGGGATGCGGGACTGCCCCGGCGGCGGTCCCTCCGGCAACCCCCGTCCTCACCGGTCCGGCCGTCACCGCCGCAGAGGCGGGCCGCACGCCCATGGCGGCGGTGGATTTCGTCAACGCCCGCCGCGGCTGGCTGGCCGGCAACCGGGCGCTGTGGGCCACCCTGGATGGCGGCCGGCACTGGATCGCCGTGTATCACGGCCCCGACGACCTCACGGCGGTGCACTTCCTGAACCCCCGTGACGGCTGGGCCTGGGGGCCTTACAGCCTCCTCGCCACCACCGACGGCGGCCGCCATTGGAGCGGGCCGCCGGTGAACGCGGTCCGGCCCATTGTCTCCCTGTCCCCCACCGGTGCCCGCACCGCCTTTGCGGTTCGGGGCGCCCGCAGCTCCCCGCCTGGCCCCGGCGCCCCCGGCGGCCGGCTCTACCGGACCACCGATGGCGGCCGCACCTGGCAGCTGGTGGCGACGCCCTTTCATCCCCTGGCGGTCGCCTTCCGGTCGGGCACGGACGGATGGGCGGCGGGGCGCCACGCCCTCTGGCAGACCCGCGATGGAGGGCGGCATTGGACGGCCGCCTACCGCTATGCCGGCTCCGAGGTGCCCTGGACGGTGCACCTGGCCCCGGGCGGGACCGGGCAGATGTGGGCGCTGCTGGCCGGGGGCTCGGGCATGAACCAGACCTCCTACACCGTGCTCCGCTACGCCCCCGGTCAGGGCTGGCGGGTGGCGGCGGCGGTCTCCACCGCCGGGGCGGGGCCGGCTCCCGATGCCCCGGCGGGCGCCCCCGCGGGTCCCGGCACCTCGCCGGGACCGCTGGCGGTTACCGCCTCCGGCACGGTCTTTCTGGCCGGCGAGTGCCGGGCCTGCGGCTTTGGCACCGTCCAGGTATGGCGATCGGGCCCGGGGGGATCCGGCTGGACGGCCTACCCGCCCGTCTACGGCGCCGCCGGCATCCCCGGCCCCCACGCCCTGAGCTTCATCAACGCCCGCCAGGGCTGGCTGCTGGATGGGGTGCAAGGGGTCCAGCTGCTGGCCACCCGGGACGGCGGCCGCACCTGGCGGCAGGTCTTCCCGGCCCCGGCCGTGCCGGTGCGGGGGGTGAGCTTCCCCTCCCCCGGCCGCGGCTACGGCCTGGGCTGGCCGGGGGAGCCGGATGCGGTGCTGGTCAGTACCGACGGCGGCCGCCGGTGGATGGTGCAGGGCCGCATTCCGGCCGGCAGCGCCAGCCGTTGGGAGTACCTGATGCCGGCGCTGGTCTTCCCGGCGCCGGACCGGGGCTGGGCGGTGCGGGACAACCGCCTGTGGCACACGGCTGACGGCGGGCGCCACTGGCAGGCGGTGACCCTGCCCGGTGACACGCCCCGGCATCCCCTCACCCAGGTGGCCTTCGTGGGGGCGGAGGGGGTAGCGGGTTCCCCCATATCCCGGACCCTCTGGTGGACCGCGGACGGGGGACGGACCTGGAATGAGGCCCGGCACGCGGACTTCAACGCGACCCTGGGCGAGCTCAGCCCTGCAGAACATGCCGAGGCCGCCCGCCTGGGCAATCTCGCCGTTATGGACGCCGGGTCCGGGGGCGAGGGGGTGCTCTGGCTGCTGTTCAACGATCAGCAGTGGGCCTGGTCCGGGAACGGCGGGGCCGGGTGGGTGGTGCGCCGTTTCCCGGCGGCGGTGGAGGAGCACGGGGGTGCCGCCAGCCTCTCCTTCGCCACCCCGCAGGACGGCTGGCTGGAGACCGGCAGCGGGCTCCTGTTCCGCACCCGGGACGGGGGAGCGGTCTGGACGCCGGTGGCCGGCGGATAG
- a CDS encoding Allantoin permease, translated as MAGTPLSTPGARYGERVLQVEPYGVEPIPAAERHGRPWGQFTLWLGSNLTIADYALGFLPVSLGLPWSWALTAILLGNLLGAWALGLCAAMGPAYGRPQLIISRSMFGRAGGYLPGLLNYISTIGWFSVNNILGAFGLRVLWPGLAFWQAALLLVVVQGLIAVFGHNLIHAYERLMSVVLGVLFLGVTGLALAHGRALAAYHPVLKSPWAFFAILVAASFSYLGSWGPYAADYSRYLPADTPRRAILGWSFLEAFLASVWLELVGAAVAVLAGKAASNPLTALHGVMGGFGDAAVVAVILGGTAADALNLYSNALSAGALDIRLPRWTLAAAAGVIGLGLSLLGSGSFETYYSNFLLLLGYWITPWMGVLFADFYLRRRRGDPAAAPRVFWPGLGSFLAGILLSVPFMSSVLYTGPVAAALGGADLTFYVGFLAALVLYLVWTRRTA; from the coding sequence ATGGCCGGTACCCCGCTGTCTACGCCCGGCGCCCGCTACGGGGAGCGGGTGCTGCAGGTGGAACCGTACGGGGTGGAGCCCATCCCGGCGGCGGAGCGTCACGGGCGGCCCTGGGGGCAGTTCACCCTCTGGCTGGGCAGCAACCTCACCATCGCCGACTACGCCCTGGGTTTCCTGCCCGTATCCCTGGGTCTGCCCTGGAGCTGGGCGCTGACCGCCATCCTGCTCGGCAACCTGCTGGGGGCCTGGGCGCTGGGCCTGTGTGCAGCCATGGGTCCCGCCTACGGCCGGCCCCAGCTCATCATCAGCCGCAGTATGTTCGGGCGGGCGGGGGGCTACCTGCCCGGGCTGCTCAACTACATCAGCACCATCGGCTGGTTCTCGGTCAACAACATCCTGGGCGCCTTCGGGCTGCGGGTGCTGTGGCCGGGGCTGGCCTTCTGGCAGGCGGCCCTGCTGCTGGTGGTGGTGCAGGGTCTCATCGCCGTGTTCGGGCACAACCTCATCCATGCCTACGAGCGCCTGATGTCGGTGGTGCTGGGGGTGCTCTTCCTGGGGGTCACGGGCCTGGCCCTGGCCCACGGCCGCGCCCTGGCGGCCTACCATCCCGTCCTCAAGAGCCCCTGGGCCTTTTTCGCCATCCTGGTGGCGGCCAGCTTCTCCTACCTGGGCAGCTGGGGGCCCTACGCCGCCGACTACAGCCGCTACCTGCCTGCGGACACGCCCCGGCGGGCCATTCTGGGCTGGAGCTTTCTGGAGGCCTTCCTGGCCTCCGTCTGGCTGGAACTGGTCGGCGCGGCGGTGGCGGTGCTGGCCGGCAAGGCGGCCTCCAACCCGCTCACCGCCCTGCACGGGGTGATGGGGGGCTTCGGGGATGCGGCGGTGGTGGCTGTGATCCTGGGCGGGACCGCAGCCGACGCCCTCAACCTGTACTCCAACGCCCTCTCCGCCGGCGCCCTCGACATCCGGCTGCCGCGCTGGACCCTGGCCGCGGCGGCGGGGGTGATCGGGCTGGGGTTGAGTCTGCTGGGATCGGGGTCGTTCGAGACCTACTACTCCAACTTCCTGCTCCTGCTCGGGTACTGGATTACCCCCTGGATGGGGGTGCTGTTCGCGGACTTTTACCTCCGCCGCCGGCGGGGGGACCCGGCGGCGGCGCCCCGGGTCTTCTGGCCGGGGCTGGGCAGCTTCCTGGCCGGCATCCTGCTTTCGGTGCCCTTCATGAGCTCGGTCCTCTACACCGGTCCGGTGGCCGCCGCCCTGGGCGGGGCCGACCTCACCTTCTACGTGGGTTTCCTGGCCGCCCTCGTCCTCTACCTGGTCTGGACCCGCCGCACCGCCTGA
- a CDS encoding conserved protein of unknown function (Evidence 4 : Unknown function but conserved in other organisms), giving the protein MQTGRRRRRVLAGWAALGAWVLAGFGGGPAAGGGAPPPHARSRAAAVRTRAPAVPPVPDPAALGLRPGADRLIAGRVPLLVAWSTGFQLPWFLEVYVPAGGRWTLAYQGNVTNQIQAVEAGPAGPQGQESVLCLGLSGGSDQAGAFYNLVEAGGQVHLAGELPGVDPAFGPGRQEWFADQHYTLRWQGGHLQATGLGLAATVPAGALTAAWHIAATGAVTGPAALQAQPGQAVALLPDPAARSRSPVLLGPFTSRAAAEAAIQDGFGAMAMYQQVQGFVIQPPPGTSYWVLASWPPGRSAPAAGAVVRIAVP; this is encoded by the coding sequence GTGCAGACAGGACGGCGGAGGCGGCGGGTACTGGCCGGTTGGGCGGCGTTGGGGGCATGGGTGCTGGCGGGATTCGGGGGCGGGCCCGCGGCCGGCGGCGGGGCCCCGCCCCCGCATGCGCGCAGCCGGGCTGCGGCCGTGCGGACCCGGGCGCCGGCGGTGCCCCCGGTCCCGGATCCGGCCGCCCTCGGGCTGCGGCCGGGGGCGGACCGCCTGATCGCGGGCCGGGTCCCCCTGCTGGTGGCCTGGTCCACCGGCTTCCAGCTGCCCTGGTTCCTGGAGGTGTACGTGCCGGCCGGCGGGCGCTGGACCCTGGCCTATCAGGGCAACGTCACCAATCAGATCCAGGCGGTGGAGGCCGGGCCGGCGGGGCCGCAGGGGCAGGAGAGCGTGCTCTGCCTGGGGCTGTCGGGGGGCAGCGACCAGGCGGGGGCCTTCTACAACCTGGTGGAGGCTGGCGGCCAGGTGCACCTGGCCGGGGAACTGCCGGGGGTGGACCCGGCCTTCGGGCCCGGGCGGCAGGAGTGGTTCGCGGATCAGCACTACACCCTGCGCTGGCAGGGCGGGCACCTGCAGGCAACCGGGCTGGGCCTGGCCGCCACGGTTCCGGCGGGGGCCCTGACCGCCGCCTGGCACATCGCGGCCACGGGGGCGGTGACGGGCCCCGCCGCCCTGCAGGCGCAACCGGGGCAGGCGGTGGCCCTGCTGCCGGACCCCGCCGCCCGCAGCCGCAGTCCGGTGCTGCTGGGCCCCTTTACCAGCCGGGCGGCAGCAGAGGCGGCCATCCAGGACGGGTTCGGGGCCATGGCCATGTACCAGCAGGTGCAGGGCTTCGTCATTCAGCCCCCGCCCGGCACCAGCTACTGGGTGCTGGCCTCCTGGCCGCCCGGGCGGAGTGCCCCGGCGGCGGGGGCGGTGGTGCGGATCGCGGTGCCCTGA
- a CDS encoding Lactamase_B domain-containing protein: MLPPEAPPGARPEGREHRVLTTVRDLEITVVMDNLSDGLLASGPEVDRYGLTGGASLSVPLVSEHGLSYFISWTAEGERHHLLLDFGLSAGGTRHNLEQLGLDPGRVEALVLSHGHFDHFGGLAALRPLLPAGIPFYAGADVFRHRYLVAGGVRADVGALDPGLVEGFRVELLEAPREVLPGAWLSGPIARTTPFETGSPYLLVETPAGVVADTFPGEQALAFPTPEGLVVISSCAHAGIVNTVRHLQAVTGVERVAAVLGGFHLSGAPRERVEATVDALAVLEPARLVPMHCTGLQAWQRFAERLPEATAVNAVGSRWRF; this comes from the coding sequence ATGCTGCCCCCGGAAGCGCCCCCGGGGGCGCGGCCGGAAGGGCGGGAGCACAGGGTGTTGACCACAGTCCGGGACCTCGAGATCACGGTGGTGATGGACAACCTCTCCGACGGGCTGCTGGCGTCGGGCCCGGAGGTGGACCGGTACGGCCTCACCGGGGGCGCCAGCCTGTCCGTCCCGCTGGTGTCTGAGCATGGCCTCTCCTATTTCATCTCCTGGACCGCGGAGGGAGAGCGCCACCATCTGCTGCTGGACTTCGGCCTCTCGGCCGGCGGAACGCGCCACAACCTGGAGCAGCTGGGCCTCGACCCGGGCCGAGTGGAGGCACTGGTGCTGAGCCACGGCCACTTCGACCATTTCGGGGGCTTGGCCGCCCTCCGGCCCCTGCTGCCCGCCGGCATTCCCTTTTACGCCGGCGCCGATGTGTTCCGGCACCGCTACCTGGTGGCGGGCGGGGTCCGCGCGGACGTGGGGGCCTTGGACCCCGGGCTGGTGGAGGGATTCCGGGTGGAACTGCTGGAGGCGCCGCGGGAGGTGCTGCCGGGGGCCTGGTTGAGCGGTCCCATTGCCCGCACCACCCCCTTTGAGACCGGTTCCCCTTACCTCCTGGTGGAGACGCCGGCAGGGGTGGTGGCGGACACCTTCCCCGGCGAGCAGGCGCTGGCCTTCCCCACCCCGGAGGGTCTGGTGGTGATTTCGTCCTGCGCCCACGCCGGCATCGTCAACACCGTGCGGCATCTGCAGGCGGTGACGGGTGTGGAGCGGGTGGCGGCGGTGCTGGGCGGCTTCCATTTGAGTGGGGCTCCCCGGGAACGGGTGGAGGCCACGGTGGATGCCCTGGCGGTGCTGGAGCCGGCGCGCCTGGTGCCCATGCACTGCACGGGGCTGCAGGCGTGGCAACGCTTTGCCGAACGGCTGCCGGAGGCGACCGCGGTAAACGCGGTGGGCAGCCGTTGGCGGTTTTAG
- a CDS encoding protein of unknown function (Evidence 5 : Unknown function), whose translation MDPIRFPSNGLKLALATTDVLLSSTVID comes from the coding sequence GTGGATCCGATTAGGTTTCCGAGTAACGGGCTCAAGTTGGCATTAGCCACCACCGATGTGTTACTTTCATCGACAGTGATCGACTGA
- a CDS encoding protein of unknown function (Evidence 5 : Unknown function): MGLVRERRGRVGGAPFPGGGGGARGCRQPLLRHPAGRLAGDRQRAPVPHPGRGSGLDAGGRRIGDRAGPTGGKRGRTGGERLQGWLHRDGAGAGPVTVAAADPGPWAVRAGILRAGGWERQPDPPGWRRPLL; this comes from the coding sequence GTGGGCCTGGTCCGGGAACGGCGGGGCCGGGTGGGTGGTGCGCCGTTTCCCGGCGGCGGTGGAGGAGCACGGGGGTGCCGCCAGCCTCTCCTTCGCCACCCCGCAGGACGGCTGGCTGGAGACCGGCAGCGGGCTCCTGTTCCGCACCCGGGACGGGGGAGCGGTCTGGACGCCGGTGGCCGGCGGATAGGGGACCGGGCCGGCCCCACGGGCGGCAAGCGGGGCCGGACCGGCGGGGAGCGGCTCCAGGGCTGGCTGCACCGGGACGGGGCCGGCGCCGGTCCGGTTACGGTAGCGGCGGCCGATCCGGGGCCGTGGGCCGTGCGGGCCGGCATACTGCGCGCGGGCGGATGGGAGCGGCAACCGGACCCGCCCGGCTGGCGGCGTCCCCTGCTGTAA